A genome region from Euphorbia lathyris chromosome 4, ddEupLath1.1, whole genome shotgun sequence includes the following:
- the LOC136228081 gene encoding uncharacterized protein, giving the protein MALFASISTCPLSISILPSRRPITIRRRMLSPLAALSSPSSPESAASTPTVDSGFNYSLPKPTAPGPLVRFVRATESNIERIIFDFRFLALFAIAGSLAGSLLCFLNGCVYIVDAYKVYWSSCVKGIHTGQMVLRLVEAIDVYLAGTVMLIFGMGLYGLFISNVPVDVSPQVDRALKGSSLFGMFALKERPKWMKISSLDELKTKVGHVIVMILLVKMFERSKMVTIATGLDLLSYSVCIFLSSASLYILHNLHKSDHD; this is encoded by the exons ATGGCTCTTTTTGCTTCCATCTCCACTTGTCCTCTGTCCATATCAATTCTTCCAAGTCGCCGACCTATTACTATTCGCCGACGGATGTTATCTCCTTTAGCTGCCTTGAGTTCACCATCCTCTCCTGAATCAGCAGCTTCCACTCCGACCGTTGATTCCGGCTTCAACTATTCCCTTCCCAAACCTACTGCTCCCGGTCCACTTGTCCGCTTTGTTCGCGCTACTGAGTCTAATATTGAGAGG ATCATATTTGATTTCCGGTTCTTGGCACTTTTCGCCATAGCAGGTTCACTGGCTGGTTCACTCTTGTGCTTCTTAAAT GGGTGTGTCTACATTGTTGACGCTTATAAAGTTTATTGGTCAAGCTGTGTCAAAGGAATTCATACAGGACAGATGGTTCTACGCTTAGTTGAAGCTATTG ATGTATACCTTGCTGGTACTGTGATGCTAATATTCGGTATGGGGTTATACGGATTATTTATCAGCAATGTTCCTGTGGACGTTTCTCCCCAAGTGGATCGTGCTCTTAAAGGGTCTTCCTTGTTTGGAATGTTTGCTTTGAAG GAGAGGCCAAAATGGATGAAGATAAGCTCACTGGATGAACTCAAAACAAAAGTAGGACATGTTATTGTTATGATTCTTTTAGTGAAGATGTTCGAGAGGAGCAAAATGGTTACAATAGCTACTGGATTGGATCTCTTAAGTTATTCTGTTTGTATTTTCTTGTCATCTGCTTCTTTGTACATCCTTCACAATCTCCACAAGTCAGATCATGATTAA
- the LOC136226319 gene encoding uncharacterized protein, translating into MPLPALSSHSAALFNATMAADNSKKPLPSLSNLPFNFRPLLPHTTATVLRPLKSSSSSSDFSPIDSSSTDDSISHRTSSLKSLKSRLRNGDTLYGLFLLSFSPTLAEIAGLAGYDFVVVDMEHGPGGISEALTCLRALCGSKTPAILRLPESCPTWAKKALDLGPQGIMFPMIESPKMAKKAVSYCKFPPAGIRGSAHTVVRASKYGIDEGYLSNYEDELVIMCQVESEEGVKKAEEIAGVEGVDCIQMGPLDLSASMGYLWDPGNKKVREMMRVAEKAVLGSNPGSGGGAYLAGFGMPHDSPLNLKSRGYQMVSGAVDVGLFRSAVVEDVNKFKMSLDQVSDEDTNDADDKYWSE; encoded by the coding sequence ATGCCATTGCCAGCTCTGTCCTCCCACTCCGCCGCCCTATTCAACGCCACCATGGCTGCCGATAACTCGAAAAAACCTCTTCCATCCCTCTCTAATTTACCCTTCAATTTCAGACCATTACTCCCTCATACCACAGCTACTGTACTCCGTCCACTCAAAAGCTCCAGTTCCTCTTCTGATTTCTCCCCCATCGATTCCTCCTCCACTGACGACTCGATCTCTCATCGCACCTCGTCCCTGAAATCACTGAAATCTCGGCTCCGCAATGGGGATACTCTGTATGGTCTCTTCCTCCTCAGCTTCTCCCCTACCCTCGCAGAAATCGCGGGGCTTGCAGGGTACGATTTCGTGGTGGTCGACATGGAGCATGGCCCCGGAGGAATCAGCGAAGCCCTAACATGCCTTCGTGCTCTTTGTGGTAGTAAAACCCCGGCGATCCTCCGATTACCCGAGAGCTGCCCGACCTGGGCGAAGAAGGCCCTAGATCTGGGTCCGCAAGGAATAATGTTTCCAATGATCGAAAGCCCGAAAATGGCAAAGAAAGCGGTGTCGTATTGCAAATTCCCACCGGCGGGAATCCGTGGATCTGCGCACACGGTGGTGAGGGCATCAAAATACGGGATTGACGAAGGGTATCTGAGTAATTACGAAGACGAATTGGTAATAATGTGCCAGGTGGAGAGCGAAGAAGGCGTGAAGAAAGCGGAGGAAATCGCAGGAGTAGAAGGAGTAGACTGCATTCAAATGGGACCGTTGGATCTAAGTGCGAGCATGGGGTATCTGTGGGACCCAGGGAACAAGAAGGTGAGAGAGATGATGAGGGTGGCTGAGAAGGCGGTGTTGGGGTCTAACCCTGGAAGCGGCGGCGGGGCATACTTGGCAGGGTTTGGTATGCCGCATGATTCACCTCTGAACTTGAAATCAAGAGGATATCAGATGGTATCAGGTGCAGTAGATGTTGGGTTATTCAGGAGTGCGGTAGTAGAAGATGTGAATAAGTTTAAGATGAGTTTGGATCAAGTGTCTGATGAGGATACCAATGATGCCGATGACAAGTACTGGAGCGAATGA